From Dioscorea cayenensis subsp. rotundata cultivar TDr96_F1 unplaced genomic scaffold, TDr96_F1_v2_PseudoChromosome.rev07_lg8_w22 25.fasta BLBR01000129.1, whole genome shotgun sequence, the proteins below share one genomic window:
- the LOC120253608 gene encoding dirigent protein 1-like: MATFSNSILLLLLILFSSGTGKLTGEPTGTKKTRLHFFSHDTIHHLSSPATTIIQPLITMQPTTNTENSLFGNIAVVDDPLTDGPDPTSKMIGRAQGMSIFSLQQRR, translated from the coding sequence ATGGCCACCTTCTCTAActccatcctcctcctcctcctcatcctcttcTCCTCCGGCACCGGAAAGCTCACTGGCGAGCCCACCGGCACAAAGAAAACACGTCTCCACTTCTTCTCCCACGACACCATCCACCATCTCTCTTCTCCGGCGACCACCATCATCCAACCACTCATCACCATGCAACCAACAACAAACACAGAGAATTCGCTCTTCGGAAACATAGCCGTCGTCGATGACCCTCTCACCGACGGCCCAGACCCAACATCAAAGATGATCGGAAGAGCTCAAGGAATGTCCATATTCTCTCTCCAGCAACGCCGATGA